The Periophthalmus magnuspinnatus isolate fPerMag1 chromosome 17, fPerMag1.2.pri, whole genome shotgun sequence sequence TCTGGAGGCATCGACTCCTGTCAGGTGGGCACAAATCAGTCAAAACTTGTCAGCAATGGTTTgacctgttaaaataaaattatggtAATGTTTTATACAGGGGGACTCTGGTGGGCCATTGATCTACCAGGACAGAATGTCTGGGCGGTTTCAGCTCTATGGCATCACCTCCTGGGGAGACGGCTGTGGAGAAAAGGGGAAGCCTGGTGTCTATACACGAGTATCTGCTTTCTCTGATTGGATTCAGTCTGAGATACAAAGTTGGTTTAAAACAACAGAGCATATACTGAGTCTTCTTAAAATTGCAACATTAACATCatgatttaaactttaaagagTCTTTTGGGAGTCGGGAGCCCACATGTCCAGAGCTTCTTAAAACCACAGAgatgacagaggaggagcagagggcagaGTTCAGCTCACTGTGTCGTTTCTACACTTTATCCTGTCCTCCTGGACTGTCAGCCACCGCCTGCAGCCAGTCAGCCCAGGACAAGTGCCTTACACGCTTTAAAAAATGTCGTAAGTAGACTGCTCCTTTTTAGATACAGGCTTTATTATAAATGTTAATCGCAAACAATCTGTATCTTGTCTGTGCCCAGAGCTGCGTTCTTTCCTTCAGACTCTGTTGGATTTACTTCAGAGAGCTGAAGACTACATCAGAGACAAAGTGGACTTAACTTTTTTTACTCAGACTCTGCCTCAGCTTGTTGAGCACATCTACAACACAGCCTTTGCTCACACCCGAGAGAGGAGGGATCTGAGCCATGGCCTTGGGTTGATTGCAGGTAGCCTTTTCTATAATGCATTGtagcagcatttttttttatgcttatTTAACTAGGAGAACCAGATTCACCCTCActggttaaaatgtttttttcagagctATTGGGTGATGTGGAATCAGAAGACCCAGTACTGCCAGCTTTTTTCAGGGAGTTGGGCCCATCAGTCAATGACTGGCAGAAGTATCTGCAAAGCTTGGCTGATGATCAACAGACTGGTACAACATCTGCAATGCAGAAGCAGGAGGAGTGGCTTTTTCTAAAGGTAAGTtctatttactatttactatttttttcaCTAATGACAAATATTTGACACATCATATATATCCATAGAAAGAAGGCTATTTAGTACAGCAGCTTGTAGCAGACTATGAGTCAATCATCTACTCCTTGCGGTCCAAGTTGGATGCTAGAGCACCGCCCCCAATTTTAAACCTCGATCCAACTCTTCTAAAAGAAGAGTCCAGTgagtctccctcctccttcagtGGCACTCAGGAGAGCGCCTCTGTGCACAAGGAGGAGGAGCCCTGGGCAATCGTCACAGCCTTGATCAGGGAAATTCAGAAGGTGCAGAACTCCAGTGTAACACCTGCTCCAAAAGACAAGCCTCCTGATCCCTCAAGGGCCACATCTGAGAAGTCACCACAGCCATCCCCAACACCTGGAATCCACACAGTTACTATGGCAGAGACTGAACACAATAAAGatcatcaaaatgtcaaaactacAGGTCTACAGAGAAAATACAGAAGTCTACTTCGTAAGAGGCAGACACTGACATCCAGTGGCAAAGGTATGTTGCACACCCTCTCaaagaatgcatattttatttctatgtttaTCTGTTAATTACAGCTAATTATTTGATTGTAGTCTGTCCTACAGTCAGGGAGTCCTCACAGAAAGTGAACCAAGTAAGAGACTTGTACCAATGGGTCCTAAACATCCCCAACAGGAATCTACAAATGTCCTTCCACGAGGTAAACAGAACTTGTACAACAGAACAAAGGCATCTGTGCTTTAGTATAAACtctaaagaaattgtacattgTAGGTGCTGGTCGATTTGAACTCAAAGAACGAGCGTGGTCTGTATGAAGCCCGGGTGAAAGCTGTAGTGGGGGGACGCCCTTTGACCTTCTACTGTCTGGTTGGGCTGGAGAACGAGTCATTTTACCGCAGCGTGCCCAGGATCATCTCTCTGGCACTCGAAGGCCTTAAGacttagattttttaaatttacatatTAATAAAGATTAATCTGGGACTAGACACAGGGCTGACTGACATGCCACTGTAATGAGGATTAAATATGAATGTATCTGTTTCATAGAAGCAAAACTTAACTTATAAacctgtaaatatataaattattcaTATATGAAAGGCTGAGCCTAATAAAGTATGCAGTTTGTATATATTATTTCTTTATacataatatttatttgtattgagaggccatttgtatttttgtaataaacaaTACATGAAATAAACCCTTGGTAGATTGACATGGTAATTTCTTGTCCCTCCTTACTGTGGTATTACGATGGCACCATGCCTCAGACATTTGAAGCATCAGGAGCCAAGCTGTTAATGCTCTAGTATGTCTCAGCTAatgcaggagcagaggagggcagCAGCTCCTCAGGGGTGCAGTTTTACTCTGTGGATCAGAGCTGACCTCTGTCCCCTGACTCTTCGTGGAGAAGTGTTCCCGTCAACATTGCAGTTGCTCTACTGCCGAAACGCTTCCCATCTTCTCCTGCCTTCTCATTCTAGGATGAGGATGTGTAACAAGAGCCCAAGTCACTGACCGCTTCTCTGACATCGAGAGTAATCTTTGGGTATTTGTCTGCATTCAAACAATTTGTGATAAATAGTGAATAAATAGTTATATTAAATTAATGTTTTAGCCCCTATCTCTCCCCACTTGTCTGTTGTTACTTGCAATTATTCCAAAAATTCAACCTCTTGAATCAGTGATGTAAATCCTTAATAATTAGAGGTAAAATATGTTAAGGTTGGGGTTTTAGTTAATCAAAACCAAGGTTAATCAAAAATAGAGACTTAACTGGTTAAGTCTCTATTTGAATTGAATATAAGTCAATGTCAAGTCcccaaaaagaacagaaaaccTAACTAtttgtgtatgtgggtgtgggGGGTAGGGGGGTCTATATTCCCTATTTCCTAAGTAGCTGAAATGTCACTAACCCCTTTTAAATACTGAGCCCTCATCTTGTCGTTTCCTCTCTAATGACTCACAATGTTGCACTATCCCAAGGGCCTGATCTGTCATCGCCAAAGGACTGACGCAAATAAACAAGTCTCACCATCTGTCTTCCCACACATTACATGAGTCCTGCTCCCACCTGTCAACACATCATACTCTTACAAATACAAGAACATTTTTAGCCACAATCACATTCTGCCTGAAAATGCTGTCTTTATATAGCCTTGTGCGATGCTAAATGTGCAGACAAAGCAGCCATCAgccttgtcctcctctctctggagTGGCAGTGACAGGTGTTGTGACCAGGACCACAGACCACCATGTGTTGGCTGATGTATTGTCACATAGCAGGGGAAGTGATGTAGAATATAGGtgcctgtgtgttgttgtgacaGCTGACAATGTTGTGctgtaaatacacacacattttagcAGAACAATTATCTGGCCCCTCCTTCCAAAAAGCCATGGCTCAATGAATCCCAGCAGCACTAGCCCACTTCTGCTAGGAAACAAACTCTCACAAATAGTGATACACACATGCACCGTTCGGCTCCAGCATAACTCTGTATCCGTGAGCTGTGATTATTCAAATGGAGTCTGGACTTcctgtctgcctctctgtctTCATCGGGATAATACTAATCACATCAACAGGTAAGAAAACAGCCGCGTATAATATTGATAATGTCAGGATTTACTATTTCactaaaatttaaatatattttatgcagCGATAATAAtttatgttcattcattttttcaaTAGTTTCACAGCATAatagtttgaatttttttttatttttattagacagtaaaataaatcatgttACAGATAATATTATACGTTAAAATTGTGAACTCTGAACTACTATTCTGCAACCATTGTCCCAACTACTTGTAACTTTTCCACAAAACTAAATTATTAAGTGGAATTAGAATTTATAACAAACTGCATatctatttctatatttttttcagcaTTCATTTAGCCCTTATGTTATTAAAAATCTCTTTGTCCTCATAGTTTCATCACTTAATCTTGAAGCAGAGTTGTTTCAAGATTTGATGAAAGACTATAACAAAAATGTCCGCCCCATGGAGAACAGCGGAGATGTTACCAAAGTGCACATCAAGATGACCCTGACAAATCTCATTTCTCTGGTCTGTGTGAGCATTTCTTAACAGTTTTGCCATATGTCTAAGTTCTAACAAATCCAAATCACCTCCACAGAATGAAAAAGAGGAGGCCTTAACGACAAGTGTGTGGATAGAAATGGTATTTGTATAAAATTTGCAACATTTGGGATAGTtcgttcagttcagtttttaacAGTTCAGTTTTTGCATTTGCAGCAGTGGTGTGACTATCGGCTGAGGTGGGACCAGATGCCCAGGTCAGCTCTGTATGGaaatataacatctccattaagAGTGCCATCTCAAAGCATATGGTTGCCCGACATCATCCTGGAAAACAAGTGAGTCTCAGGACATGCAGCTACATCAACATAACATTACTCTAGTCATAATGATCCACTGATTATTCACTCCCAATAAGCTTCTTCTGCGACCACAGCTGCCTTAGGGAAGACTGGTACAAAAATGACAGCAAAACCATCAACTATGTCCCCTCGGGCTTCTACcaaacacaacatacacaacataagTTAGTATACTTCATGATACAGTACTGCCAAAATATAATCACTTACTATTTTGGCATTCAACTAGAAAATTATTTGACCAAAAGACCAAATGTACATGCTACTGTGCAGTACTCATTTCTCCTGTTGCCATTGTCTGTCTGCAGTGTGGATGGGCAGTTTGAAGTGGCTCTATACTGCAATGCACTGGTCTCTCCTGATGGTTGTGTCTACTGGCTACCTCCTGCTATTTACCGTAGTGCATGCACCATCATCGTCAACTACTTTCCTTTTGACTGGCAGAACTGCACTATGGTGTTCCGGTAAGTagacctcatcaaaaacagtaaacataACAAAAGTATCCAGGCTGTCTCTCGTATCCATGGCACTGTTTATGACCTGCTTTGTATATGTAAATGAACGCCACAATTAGTCTTGTCTCGTTTTCTCACAGTTCCCAGACGTACAGTGCAAACGAGATTGAGATTGTTCTGAAAGAAGAGGACAACTACACTTTAGAGTGGGTGGACATCGACCCGGAGGCTTTTACAGGTAGATACAGAATGGAATACACAAGTGGCACTCAAAGaatacttgagtaaaacttctgcagtaaaagtacaaagatatTCCAACTTTAAGAGtcaaaattgtattattgtaaGTGTACTATTGTTACTATAGTTTTTCCTGACTTTATTAGTATTACAACTACCAGTCTAATGGACAACTACTGGATTATTACTATTAACAAGCAGCTCACTATGGTGACATTGAAACCTGTAGCATTGTGTGAAATAGTtttcattatattatttttgttgactttagAAAATGGCGAGTGGGTGATTAAACATAGACCTGCAAAGAAGCTGATCAACCCACAGTACACTAAAGATGACCTGGAGTACCAAGAGGTGGTCTTCTTTCTCATCATTCAGAGAAAACCACTTTTCTATATCATCAACATCATcgctccctgtgtgcttttctCCTCTCTCGGGCTGCTGGTTTACTATTTACCAGCTAAAGGTACTTACAACCATTTTATCCTATCTATAGTTACAAAGTCCTCCATATGGCATCCAGTATAGATTATATTGTTATTGATCTCACCACAGCAGAGTGTGTTTGGTCATTGGGCAGGTGTGTTTTCTTTGGGTGTTCTAGCCTCCTCTCACTGTTCAAAGACATGCCTGTGTTAAGCCAATGTGTCCATATTAAGTCAATGAATAGGGGAGAGAAATATAAAAAGCTTCCAGTTCTTAAAACTCATAACTAATCATTGCAGCCGGGGGTCAGAAGTGCTTCATGTCCATTGCGACTCTCCTGGGACAAACTGTTTTCGTGTGCCTGATCGCTAAAAAGGTTCCAGAGACGTCCCAAGCTGTCCCTCTTATTGGAAAGTAAGTTTTCTAGTACCGGTAATATCTTTTGTAGTTGTATTTAACGTGCTCTTTTACTAATAAGTTGCATATCTTTGAATTGTAGATATTTGATGTTTGTGATGTCAGTGACAACTACAGTAGTGATGAACTGTGTGATAGTCCTAAATGTCTCCCAAAGAACCCCAAACACTCACAAAATGACAGACAAAGTGCGAAAGGTGAGACTGTGGCCAAAGCAAGCCATTTTGTAAGTGGCATTTTCCTCTAAGCAACTTTTGTATGTGCTCCTTTATTTGATAGATGACCTGAATGCATTTCTAATTAGTCATTTATAACTTACAGATCCTCCTCAACACTTTGCCTCGTCTATTAAGGATGCAGATGCAGCCTTGGATCCCAGAACAGGCTATGATTTCTGAAACGGGGAATGGTCACGCAGCAGACAACAACAGTTCATACATGCCTCACTGTCGACGCCGCAGCTCAATGACCCTCATCTCTAAAGCAGAGGAATACATGCTCAAAACCTCACGCTCCGAACTCATGTTTAAAAGACTGAAAGAGAGAAACGGGCTAATGAAGTCAGTGCTGGACAAGTTGCGTGagtatttgatttaatttcatttaaaaaaaaggactaaCTAAACCCTTAGATTAACAACTGGCTctcttgttattattatttttttttttcttgcttagATAATGGTCTTCAAGGGGGAACAGCTGAGCATCTCTGTGCCAGCTTGGCAAATGCTTCAGTGGAGCTGAGGCAGTGTGTAGGTTCCTGTAAGCACATAGCAACGGCGGCAAAACAAAAGAATGTATTTCAGAATGTAAGTTCAGtagtaacatttatttttaccacaGGGAGATTGCTCAAAAGCAAATAAATGTAGTATGTACAGTACCTAAAGTTTGTAGACACGTTCTTCTGCTATCTTTTCATTATATTTACTACTGTCAATATTAcatactgaagacatcaaatataagaAGCGAGATTATGAAATTATGTATGGAAAAGGCCAAATAACTctaaatatgtttatattttagattccgattcctcaaagtagccaccttttgctttgttgacattGCTGCAAACCTGTGGCCTTCTCTCAAGAAGCTTCATGATTAACGCTCCTGAAATGGTTCTCACTTCAGAGATGTGTCCCATCAGGGGTCATTAGTGGAATGCCAAGAGTGTAAAGCAGTGattaaagcaaagggtggctattttgAAGGTGTTTGAGTTATTTTACTCCTTATTGTTTACAACATTGGATGAACGTTCATTCATAATTCTGatgtcttcagtgagaatctacaaatgtaaatagtcatgaaaataaagagaaGACATAAGTGAAAAAGTGTGTTCAACCTTTTGACATTTGACTTAACTTTTGTAATTGCAGGAGAATGAAGAATGGTTCCTTGTGGCCCGTGTGATTGACAGGGCCTGTTTCATAGTGATGGCTCTAGTGTTTTGGATTGGCACAGTGGCCATTTTTCTCATGGGACATTTCAATAGAGCACCCTCTTCACCTTTTCCTGGGGACCCAAAGACCTACCTCCCCCCAACAAGCAACCTGACAGAGAGTGACTTCATGGCCTGAGAAGTGATGCATGGGAGAAACCATGAGAGAAACTATACCAGCACTGGGGTAATACATATCAACCAGTATTTTTGTTAGCTACATGTTAGGATCTGCTCACTAAGCCACATTTACTTGTCATGTGTGTCACTTGCTCTTAATGTTAGTGTTTAGCTTTGTCAATGGTAAGacgcataaaaaacacaatacaatattttaatGCTTATCCATTCTACTACATCatcatatgtgtatatatgatgGAACATGTTTATTTACTCTGGTGAACCTATATGATGTCTTTGATACTTTTTGTTATCGTACAACCAATTGTGCAATAAAGCTaatatgtttatgtaaattacCTAAaattgcatcttttttttttccaaaacacaTTCTACACCTCTTATGAAAAGCCAGTGCACTATTGCCCCCACCTCTAGAGCAGGATTACAATTACATGGCTGAATGGTGCCTTTCTATAGCGCCACAAAAGGCAGATCCGGCTGGTTGGGAtggaaacagagacagagagagaaaaggagggagttAGAATCCTcagacacaaacaacaaacacaaaccaaGTGACTTCTCCCACACAAGTTTAGGATATGCTACTGCTCAGGGACATCTGGACTGGACCACAGCATCAATGAACTCTTGCTGATATCTATCCTTTTTCCTTGCACTGGTTATCACTATGTCGGCCGTGACCAATCAGCCCCATCCCTTCGGTCACCTGGAGCGCGAGAAGCACATCGAAATGATCTTCAAGACTTACCAAAACAGAAATGGAACTTCATGCGAGTGCCTTGTTGAGTCAGTTAAAACGCACGATAAGAGTACTTGTTGGGAATCTCACGAGGAACTTTCAGAAAACAAGAATGAACCAAAGAAACTGAGACATGTAGGTAAGAGGCCTGCAGGTGTTCGAGGAATTGACTTGTCGATTTTGGATTTGGTTGAGCAGTTTCATGTGAATGCCAGGCCAGAACTACAAGGTAAGCAAACATTCAAATGAGAATTTTTGACTGAAATGAGCCTCTCTCAAACTATAGTATTGCAGGTCCTCACTGTGTTCCCAGGAGGGTTTACAGTATCTCTGCCAACAGCAACAGGGTGGACCTGCTAGTGGCTATAGAAGGTAAGCAAATGAAACTAATGAAACTAATGCCTATcaaacataacttttttttttcttcattttcttccTAGAGAGTTCATGCTTGTGTCTTCAGTGTTGTGGCCCAGCAAGAGCCTGCTCACTTAAGGGCATTGATAGTGAGGGTCGTCaagtcttttattttgaaagaccCTTCAGAATGGATGCATGTTGTTTAGGCTGCTGCCTTATGGAGATGAGAGTCTATACAGCTCAAAGACAACTCATAGGAATTGTATGCCAACGGTAAGTAATGTTAAATTAGGATACTGAACTAGATTTGATGATCAAGTATTATGAACAGTGAGAAAGTTTCCACCAACCACAACTCAGAGTCATAATCATATGATTTTTGAACTATTGTTTGATCAATTCCATACAACGCAGTGAAGTTACTGCTGATGTGATTTTGGCAATAATGTGTTGTGAGAATCGTATTCTCACAACTTAATTGAGCTGTGTTACTCTTAAGTCAGCTCTTAAGTCAGTAATGATTAgaatgtggttaaaaaaaaaaaaaattctgaatcACAACAAGGGACTCGCATGAAGGAGGAAGGAGTGGGACTAcgcaatgcatttttttgtcaaTGGATCATAGATTGAAGGCATATAGTACATGGACATTGGTTGATGTGATTGCTCggtctgtgtgtgtacaaaTTTGAGAGTATATACTATTTTGCATTTCCACTCTCATGCCTTTTGTGCCATGAGAGCCTTTTATCCATGTCTCTGGCCACCCATTGCTCTAGTAGTCGCCCAACCTTGTCTCTAAATAGCACGGAGAGCCTGTAGAGTCCCACAGTGTAGGGCTGTGGTCTAAACCTGGAGGGGGGAGAAGCACCACACAGCTGTCTGCCCAGAGCCACTGGAGGAATGTGGCATCTTTTCTTTGGGAAATGCTGGGCTAATGGGGGCAATGGCAGCACTGGCCTCCTGCATAGTCAAAGTCTAATGCTTCATCTGACTCTGGCTACCCAAGCTGTCTTTGTACCTTTGATTTACTGTTGATTGTAACAAATTACAGCTGACCTCTCGGATTTCAAGTTAGAGGTTTACTTGGTATAAATATTCTCTCAGTTGTCCTCAAATAAAACATGGCACAAATTGAACTCCTCTAACACCAGGAGAACAATGATTTTGGTATTGCAGAATCATGACAGCTGAAAATGTGGTCAACCGAGCATTTACGCTGACCTCTGCTGTGGTTGCTCGATGCCAGCTTACATAAACGAATTGTATCAAATTACTGTTGCTGAATTGAGGTTGGGCTTTTGTCAATGGCTATTGACAGGTGGAGCATGTTCACCCCTCTTTTGGAAGTGTGTGATGCAAGTGGAGTGGCGACATTCAGACTTCAAGGCCCTTGCTGTCCATGTCGTTGTTTATCCAACCAAGACTTCCAGGTATGTGCtttgaattaaaatgaatacaGGATGTCCATAAAGtgtctttacaattttaaaatataattacaaacgcaagtgataagatatattaattagattcgttgtattgtattgtcgttataaaagtttttaatcacattgggTTCTGCATATTGGTGAGTTCCTCAAACATTTACAGACGGTTGGATTGAAGTGATGGACCAATTTCATGGCCATCACTTTCACCATAtaatcacacctctggatttctatGGGGTTATGTTAAAGATATTGTGTATCGAATAAAGATACGGGGCATTACTGAAGTAAGTAAAAGATAACAGATGCAATTGCAACCATcaatgaggctctgctacagcgaacatgAACAGCACACATGAACATGAGTATTTCATGTTCGAGTGATTAATGATGCCcagataaatgtattaaatgaggcgaaaactttggaaaccactgagtacaatagaacaactCTGGTTAAGATATCTTATCATTTCcctttgaaatatatatatatatatatatatatatatttatttatttattttttttattgtaaggAGACTTCATGGACAGTCTGTATTACTAatgaataaaagtatttaaaaaaaatttaactttTCAAAATCAGATCATGTCAAACACTGGAGACAAAATTGGAACAATATGGAAGAAGTGGCCCGGTTTTAGTCTTAAACAAAATATGGACCATGAATATTTTGGATTAAATGGTGAgaatttctttttctctttcaagCTTCTGTGTTCCTTGTTCCAAGACTATTGTTACCAACACTGCCCTACAATGTATCGTATTTGTCACTTCAGTTCCACAGAACATGGAATCGGAGACAAAACTTATGTTGTTGGGGGCAACGTTTCTATTGGTATGTTTGTTTCTGCATTTTGCTTTACATAGCAAATTTACTAtctaaaaaaaccccaaacatttaaaataaccaTTTTCTTCTTCAGAGTTATATGTACTTTGAAATGAGCTAAAAAAGAAGCTACTACAACCAAACTGGAGATAGAGGACTTACTAAAACTTCAGCAAGAAATTCTCAGGATATATTAAACATGCATGAGATGATTTTTCTCAAAGacagtatataaataaaacaaactaatgATGGAGACAAAAACTTCTTGAAGAAACTGCATATTTGACATTTGTATAAATCTGCCTTTTATTATCCTCTGACAACGCTGTTTGTTTTATCACTTGCTGGGCTGCATTGTTTCAGCAGAATTTAGACATTAATCTAAAACATGTGTCTCGACTGATAATGTTATGTAGTCTCTCAGCAATttctacaaaatataaaaatcattttcAGACCATTTATATACAACAGTTAAAGATTTCTTCATATTCATAAAACCATGGCAAAGACAAAACGGCTGAAGAGAAACTGGTTTTGAGGTGTTTGGCATTATAAAAATGCTCTTCAAACACAAGGCCTTCTGCCAGCTCAGTCTCTCTTCGGAATTGActtcaggggaaaaaaaaaaaaaaaaagacattttacgTCAGTGTGTAGTGTTTGAATGGACtgcatttacaaatacagtgGGTAATACACAATAAGTAATTGCAATTCCTATTCAAACAAATGTATTGTAAATAAATTTCATTGTAATAAAATGGCATGTAACCGCAACCCTGTTTGAGTCCCAATAAAACAGATAAAGTCTAGACAAGAAATGTGATATTAAACAATAAATGGCATGTAGATGAACAGGTTGGTTTTGATGTATTTTGTCAAGTGCACTTTGAGAACACGTACAGCTCAGCTAACAGCCAGCTCATAGCCTCCCTCTGGTGGCAAGTTCATAGATGTGTAACTTGCTTTACAAAAACAGGGCGACCAAGGCTGCTTTAGTTGACCAACTATTAGATGTTTGTCGACTTGGTTCAGTCTGTCGTCTGCTGAACATTTTTTGGTTTTGATACAACAAAGACTCGTCTTCTTCCAGTTCTAACCTTCTCAAGTCTTTATGCAGTGCCAGTCCATGCAGGAATATCTCTCCGGGCTTGCAATCCCCCAGAACCTCACAAATGCACACGCCTACCtgccacaaaaacaaacagcaaagaCCTTTCAacatgcatatttttgttgtaatataattgtctttatttttataaaaacaaaaacaaaaaaacaaaacaaaacttgccAATGTTGCAACTTCGAGGCAGGAGGGTTATCGACCACCACTAGCATTCACCAGCCCATGGAAGTCTTCCCATGCTCTGCAAAGACAGCCAAAGTGCAAATGTATTAGTGTGTCACTGTAAGATGTAATATTAATCAGAGGTAATCATAGCAAGATTAAACAACTTAATATCATCttaagaaagagaagaaagacagaaaataataaaacaggttAGACATACATACTTAATGCTGTCTGTATGGGTCTTATACTCCATTATAGTGTTGGGAGGAAGGTTCAGAACTCTACGAAGGGTGTCTCGAATTCGGGCGGTTGTTGCTTGGTCGCTAGCAGTTTTGTTCCAGATAGAAATAATGTCCTCCTGAGAATGAATTTATGAATTTACACAACACaaggccaagaccaaagaagaTAAAATGCCACAATTAGCATTACCTGGAAGCGAACTGAAACTACAGCGCCACAGATTTCTTCTCCAACCATAAACTGTTCACCCAGCATTGCTAGAATGAGGTTCTCCCAGCATCGAGATGCCAGACCTTTCCTCAAACGTATGATCCATTTGCCCCCCATCTTGTTGGCATCATCCTAAATACAACCATGCCTTGTGAAATAAGCAACTGAGACATTTTCACAATGTACTCGAAATAACAGATTGTACCTCCCACAT is a genomic window containing:
- the chrng gene encoding acetylcholine receptor subunit gamma; this encodes MESGLPVCLSVFIGIILITSTVSSLNLEAELFQDLMKDYNKNVRPMENSGDVTKVHIKMTLTNLISLNEKEEALTTSVWIEMQWCDYRLRWDQMPRSALYGNITSPLRVPSQSIWLPDIILENNVDGQFEVALYCNALVSPDGCVYWLPPAIYRSACTIIVNYFPFDWQNCTMVFRSQTYSANEIEIVLKEEDNYTLEWVDIDPEAFTENGEWVIKHRPAKKLINPQYTKDDLEYQEVVFFLIIQRKPLFYIINIIAPCVLFSSLGLLVYYLPAKAGGQKCFMSIATLLGQTVFVCLIAKKVPETSQAVPLIGKYLMFVMSVTTTVVMNCVIVLNVSQRTPNTHKMTDKVRKILLNTLPRLLRMQMQPWIPEQAMISETGNGHAADNNSSYMPHCRRRSSMTLISKAEEYMLKTSRSELMFKRLKERNGLMKSVLDKLHNGLQGGTAEHLCASLANASVELRQCVGSCKHIATAAKQKNVFQNENEEWFLVARVIDRACFIVMALVFWIGTVAIFLMGHFNRAPSSPFPGDPKTYLPPTSNLTESDFMA
- the prss56 gene encoding serine protease 56, with protein sequence MGESCSARVLQCSLLSTMHNLEPTTQTQTQAVCGQRSSAVPNITQPRSRIVGGSPAPPGSWPWLVNLQLDGGLMCGGVLVDSSWVVTAAHCFAGSRSESYWTAVVGEFDITKTDPDEQVLKVNRIIPHPKFNPKTFNNDIALVELTTPVVLSDHVTPVCLPGGTEPPTGSPCLVAGWGSLYEDGPSADVVMEAKVPLLPQSTCKSTLGKDLVTNTMLCAGYLSGGIDSCQGDSGGPLIYQDRMSGRFQLYGITSWGDGCGEKGKPGVYTRVSAFSDWIQSEIQKSFGSREPTCPELLKTTEMTEEEQRAEFSSLCRFYTLSCPPGLSATACSQSAQDKCLTRFKKCQLRSFLQTLLDLLQRAEDYIRDKVDLTFFTQTLPQLVEHIYNTAFAHTRERRDLSHGLGLIAELLGDVESEDPVLPAFFRELGPSVNDWQKYLQSLADDQQTGTTSAMQKQEEWLFLKKEGYLVQQLVADYESIIYSLRSKLDARAPPPILNLDPTLLKEESSESPSSFSGTQESASVHKEEEPWAIVTALIREIQKVQNSSVTPAPKDKPPDPSRATSEKSPQPSPTPGIHTVTMAETEHNKDHQNVKTTGLQRKYRSLLRKRQTLTSSGKVCPTVRESSQKVNQVRDLYQWVLNIPNRNLQMSFHEVLVDLNSKNERGLYEARVKAVVGGRPLTFYCLVGLENESFYRSVPRIISLALEGLKT
- the LOC117385520 gene encoding phospholipid scramblase family member 5; translated protein: MSAVTNQPHPFGHLEREKHIEMIFKTYQNRNGTSCECLVESVKTHDKSTCWESHEELSENKNEPKKLRHVGKRPAGVRGIDLSILDLVEQFHVNARPELQGPHCVPRRVYSISANSNRVDLLVAIEESSCLCLQCCGPARACSLKGIDSEGRQVFYFERPFRMDACCLGCCLMEMRVYTAQRQLIGIVCQRWSMFTPLLEVCDASGVATFRLQGPCCPCRCLSNQDFQIMSNTGDKIGTIWKKWPGFSLKQNMDHEYFGLNVPQNMESETKLMLLGATFLLSYMYFEMS